In the Chlorobium limicola DSM 245 genome, one interval contains:
- the scmD gene encoding SynChlorMet cassette protein ScmD produces MIVMTTNGENIANPQLKPLANTLIVLREDYDDWAILFNPDDGQSFVLNPVSVFIWKRLDGKHTASDMVSEIRNRFLEVPEHAEASVRVFMEALIDRGYAGCEVL; encoded by the coding sequence ATGATTGTGATGACAACGAACGGAGAAAACATCGCGAACCCTCAATTGAAACCGCTGGCGAACACCCTGATAGTTCTCAGGGAAGATTACGACGACTGGGCGATACTCTTCAATCCTGATGACGGCCAGTCATTCGTGCTCAACCCCGTCAGTGTTTTTATCTGGAAACGTCTCGATGGAAAGCACACGGCATCGGATATGGTTTCCGAGATCAGGAACCGATTCCTCGAAGTACCCGAACACGCCGAAGCATCGGTTCGTGTATTCATGGAGGCACTGATCGACCGGGGTTATGCCGGTTGTGAAGTCCTATGA
- the scmA gene encoding SynChlorMet cassette protein ScmA has protein sequence MENSRNIVEQEPQEMKIWQEPEMKSMASDSAEGATCRNGSGAVPLCRTGSSPRSMTACTTGAGAYS, from the coding sequence ATGGAAAACTCAAGAAACATTGTCGAACAGGAACCGCAGGAGATGAAAATCTGGCAGGAGCCGGAAATGAAAAGCATGGCGTCTGACTCGGCCGAAGGTGCAACCTGCAGGAACGGAAGCGGAGCGGTGCCCTTATGCCGGACAGGCAGCAGCCCGCGTTCCATGACGGCATGTACAACTGGCGCAGGGGCATACTCCTGA